The following are from one region of the Jatrophihabitans telluris genome:
- a CDS encoding extracellular solute-binding protein, whose protein sequence is MKIGKLTLATTVAAAGLLALSACSSSKGFSGSNNASGSNSAGTTGTGPISVLIGSSGSAETAAVKAAAAAFTTKTGVKVTVTPAQNLTQQLSQGMAANTPPDVFYLDTSSFQNYAKTGALYAYGDQVSNPGDFFPALKSSFTYNNKFYCAPKDWSTLGLVVNTDDWTKAGLTDADVPKTWDQLATVAKKLTTGGQVGLTLDPTHSGIDEFLLQNGGTLISDDKKSATFDNDKNVQALTYVKKLLTDGVAKYPSALGAGWNGEAFGKNKAAMTVVGNWIDGAMKSDYPSVKYKVFELPAGPTGTKATNSFTNCWAIPTASKNQANAVKLVDFLTSADQQMSFANAFGVMPSRQSAKDQWTAKFPNDTAFLSQAADAHPDLALAGGSQAIADFDAKLAQLASTDPKTILSAVQKNITSVIQQNG, encoded by the coding sequence ATGAAGATCGGAAAACTGACCCTGGCGACCACCGTCGCCGCTGCTGGGTTGCTGGCCTTGTCAGCATGCAGTAGCAGTAAGGGCTTCTCCGGAAGTAACAACGCCAGCGGCTCCAACAGCGCGGGTACCACGGGCACCGGACCGATCAGCGTGCTCATCGGATCCTCCGGTAGCGCTGAGACCGCCGCGGTCAAGGCCGCCGCGGCCGCCTTCACCACCAAGACCGGTGTGAAGGTCACGGTCACGCCCGCGCAGAACCTGACCCAGCAGCTGAGTCAGGGGATGGCAGCCAACACTCCGCCGGACGTCTTCTACCTGGACACGTCCTCGTTCCAGAACTACGCCAAGACCGGCGCCCTGTACGCCTACGGCGACCAGGTCAGCAACCCGGGGGACTTCTTCCCGGCGCTGAAATCGTCCTTCACCTACAACAACAAGTTCTACTGCGCGCCCAAGGACTGGTCCACGCTCGGCCTGGTCGTCAACACCGATGACTGGACCAAGGCCGGCCTGACCGATGCCGACGTCCCCAAGACCTGGGACCAGTTGGCCACCGTCGCCAAGAAGCTCACCACCGGCGGGCAGGTCGGTCTCACGCTGGATCCGACCCATTCCGGTATCGATGAGTTCCTGCTGCAGAACGGCGGAACCCTCATCTCCGACGACAAGAAGTCGGCGACCTTCGACAACGACAAGAACGTCCAGGCGCTGACCTACGTCAAGAAGCTGCTCACCGATGGCGTCGCGAAGTACCCGTCCGCACTCGGCGCCGGCTGGAACGGCGAGGCGTTCGGCAAGAACAAGGCGGCCATGACCGTCGTCGGAAACTGGATCGACGGCGCCATGAAGAGCGACTACCCGAGCGTGAAGTACAAGGTCTTCGAGTTGCCGGCCGGACCGACCGGAACCAAGGCGACCAACTCCTTCACCAACTGCTGGGCGATCCCCACGGCGAGCAAGAACCAGGCCAACGCGGTAAAGCTGGTCGACTTCCTGACCTCGGCCGATCAGCAGATGAGCTTTGCCAATGCCTTCGGTGTGATGCCCTCGCGTCAGTCCGCCAAGGACCAGTGGACGGCGAAGTTCCCCAACGACACGGCCTTCCTGTCCCAGGCCGCCGATGCGCATCCGGATCTCGCTCTTGCCGGCGGTTCGCAGGCGATCGCCGACTTCGACGCCAAGCTGGCGCAGCTGGCCAGCACGGATCCCAAGACCATCCTGTCCGCGGTCCAGAAGAACATCACCTCGGTGATCCAACAGAACGGCTGA
- a CDS encoding carbohydrate ABC transporter permease, which produces MSATEQALGQADSLSTASSGRQRRRTSGPGIRGREAPAGWLFTAPVIVLIVLFLVVPILMALWVSFSNWTGIGSPFGSSVKFVGLKNYRFLLSEDGLSRQSMMESLRNNFYYVLFVVPIQTALSLLLAVIVNRRRLASRGFFRTAFYFPSVTSSVAIVIVFLFLFGGSGVVNALLAKFGATGPDWLNQTDGLFHIGLAKLGVHNPPGFLIHHALLGQSWWEWLAGPSAAMTVLIVLAVWTTSGTFMLMFLAALQNVSADVEEAAIVDGATGWQRFWKVTLPMLRPTLFLVLTLGLISTWQTFDAQYIIANNNPSIVTPAYLSYQVSFVNRQWGQGAAISFILFFIIIAFAAFQRWVLRDRDEIRDRRRAREQERQTRKRHQGKAAA; this is translated from the coding sequence GTGAGCGCGACCGAACAGGCCTTGGGCCAAGCCGATTCGCTGAGCACCGCCTCGAGCGGCCGGCAGCGCCGCCGGACCTCCGGGCCGGGCATCCGCGGCCGAGAGGCGCCGGCCGGCTGGCTCTTCACCGCCCCGGTGATCGTGCTGATCGTGCTGTTCCTGGTGGTACCGATCCTGATGGCGCTGTGGGTCAGCTTCAGTAACTGGACCGGCATCGGCAGCCCGTTCGGTTCATCGGTCAAGTTCGTCGGCCTGAAGAACTATCGCTTCCTGCTCTCCGAGGACGGCTTGTCCCGGCAGAGCATGATGGAAAGCCTTCGCAACAACTTCTACTACGTTCTGTTCGTCGTACCGATCCAGACCGCGCTGTCGCTGCTGCTGGCGGTGATCGTCAACCGACGTCGTCTGGCCAGCCGAGGATTCTTCCGTACCGCCTTCTACTTTCCCTCGGTCACGTCCTCGGTTGCGATCGTCATCGTGTTCCTGTTCCTGTTCGGCGGCAGCGGGGTGGTCAACGCGCTGCTGGCCAAGTTCGGGGCCACCGGACCGGACTGGCTCAACCAGACCGACGGCCTGTTCCACATCGGCCTGGCCAAGCTCGGGGTCCACAATCCCCCCGGTTTCCTCATCCATCACGCCTTGCTCGGACAGTCCTGGTGGGAGTGGCTGGCCGGACCGAGCGCGGCGATGACCGTGCTGATCGTGCTGGCCGTCTGGACCACCTCGGGCACCTTCATGCTGATGTTCCTGGCGGCGCTGCAGAACGTCTCGGCCGATGTGGAGGAAGCCGCAATCGTCGACGGTGCCACCGGATGGCAGCGGTTCTGGAAGGTCACGCTGCCGATGCTGAGGCCGACGCTCTTCCTCGTTCTGACCCTCGGTCTCATCAGCACCTGGCAGACGTTCGACGCGCAGTACATCATCGCCAACAACAACCCGTCGATCGTCACACCTGCCTATCTGTCCTACCAGGTCTCCTTCGTCAACCGGCAGTGGGGACAAGGTGCGGCGATCTCCTTCATCCTGTTCTTCATCATCATCGCGTTCGCGGCGTTCCAGCGCTGGGTGTTGCGTGACCGGGACGAGATCCGTGATCGTCGCCGGGCGCGCGAGCAGGAACGCCAGACCCGTAAGCGCCACCAGGGAAAGGCAGCAGCGTGA
- a CDS encoding carbohydrate ABC transporter permease: MSTTTRTPESQQDQARPPRPYRVGQSRPLARFGLYTAVILLALLYIYPFLIELGTAFKTDPDASNHPLNPIPTTWTTNAFHQLAQQDFSRWFANSAIVAISVTIGRVFFDSLAGYALARLRFFGRSALFAAIVAVMAVPSVVLLIPKFLVLNQIGIYNTYTGMIVPLITDAAGVFIMRQFFESVPVSIEEAAHIDGAGTFRTFWSVVLPMARPALITLTILSFQGSWNELGHFVVSRSSPSLNTLTTGVATLVSGGLGKTNQYPLKLAAALLMTIPVALLFFVFQRYIMRSSEGAVKE; this comes from the coding sequence GTGAGCACGACAACCCGCACGCCCGAGTCCCAGCAGGATCAGGCTCGCCCGCCGCGGCCCTACCGGGTGGGGCAGTCCCGTCCGCTGGCCAGATTCGGCCTGTACACGGCAGTGATCCTGCTGGCCCTGCTGTACATCTACCCGTTCCTGATCGAGCTCGGCACGGCGTTCAAGACCGATCCGGACGCCAGCAACCACCCGTTGAACCCGATCCCGACGACCTGGACCACCAACGCCTTCCATCAGCTCGCCCAGCAGGACTTCAGCCGGTGGTTCGCCAACTCGGCGATCGTGGCCATCTCGGTCACGATCGGGCGCGTGTTCTTCGACTCGTTGGCCGGATATGCCCTTGCGCGCCTGCGGTTCTTCGGTCGCAGTGCGCTGTTCGCCGCGATCGTAGCCGTGATGGCGGTCCCGAGCGTCGTGCTGCTGATCCCCAAGTTCCTGGTGCTCAATCAGATCGGCATCTACAACACCTACACGGGCATGATCGTGCCGCTGATCACCGATGCCGCCGGCGTCTTCATCATGAGGCAGTTCTTCGAATCGGTGCCGGTGAGTATCGAGGAGGCCGCCCACATCGACGGGGCGGGCACGTTCCGTACCTTCTGGTCGGTCGTGTTGCCGATGGCCCGACCGGCCCTGATCACCCTCACCATCCTGTCCTTCCAGGGTTCGTGGAACGAGCTGGGCCACTTCGTGGTCTCGCGGTCGAGTCCTTCGCTGAACACCCTCACCACCGGGGTGGCGACCCTGGTGAGCGGCGGCCTGGGCAAGACGAACCAGTACCCGCTCAAGCTTGCGGCCGCCCTGCTGATGACCATCCCGGTCGCCCTGCTGTTCTTCGTGTTCCAGCGCTACATCATGCGAAGCTCGGAGGGCGCGGTGAAGGAGTGA
- the ligA gene encoding NAD-dependent DNA ligase LigA: MSTDAASEAPSEVRQRHAELSEQLLDASYRYYVLDAPTIADTDYDHKLRTLQAIEDDYPELRTPDSPTQRVAGDFSSQFTAVDHLERMLSLDNAFSLDELTQWAQRVEKEVGAESVRYLCELKVDGLAIDLVYENGRLTRGATRGDGRTGEDVTANVRTIAGIPDHLSGEDIPEILEVRGEVYFPLERFAELNASLVEAGKAPYANPRNTASGSLRQKDPRITAARRLQMVVHGVGLVSGGPAVDNQSDWYRLLHGWGLPTSDRAKVVDSLDAVTEFIAYYGEHRHDVEHEIDGVVVKLDALSRQRQLGSTSRAPRWAIAFKYPPEELNTKLLDIRVNVGRTGRVTPFGVMTPVLVAGSTVEMATLHNASEVRRKGVLIGDTVVLRKAGDVIPEILGPVVELRDGSQREFEMPTRCPACGTELKPEKEGDADIRCPNQRSCPAQLRERLFHVAGRGAFDIEVLGYEAAVALLASGVVSDEGDLFTITEDQLKQVALFTRKDGELAANARKLLDNLQTAKTRPLWRVLVGLSIRHVGPRAAQDLAREFGSLDAIARADVEQLAATDGVGATIAEAIRDWFAVDWHRDIVEKWRRAGVQLEEERTADDGPKPLAGLSVVVTGSLVDFSRDSAAEALTSRGAKNSGSVSKKTSFVVVGDNAGSKLTKAIELKIPILDEDGFKVLLELGPDAAAERARIGTDTDDRAGSDDLGDDSD, from the coding sequence GTGAGCACAGACGCCGCCTCCGAAGCGCCGAGCGAGGTCAGACAGCGCCACGCCGAGCTGTCCGAGCAACTGCTCGATGCCTCCTACCGTTACTACGTGCTCGACGCTCCGACGATCGCCGACACCGACTATGACCACAAGTTGCGCACGTTGCAGGCGATCGAGGACGACTACCCCGAGCTGCGAACGCCCGATTCACCCACCCAGCGGGTCGCGGGCGACTTCTCATCGCAGTTCACCGCCGTCGACCACCTCGAGCGGATGCTCTCGCTGGACAATGCGTTTTCCCTCGACGAGCTGACCCAGTGGGCGCAGCGGGTGGAGAAGGAGGTCGGTGCGGAATCGGTCCGCTACCTCTGCGAGTTGAAGGTCGACGGCCTGGCCATCGACCTCGTCTACGAAAACGGCAGGCTGACACGCGGCGCGACGCGGGGTGACGGGCGTACCGGTGAGGACGTCACCGCCAACGTCCGCACCATCGCCGGGATCCCGGATCACCTCAGCGGCGAGGACATCCCCGAGATCCTCGAGGTCCGCGGCGAGGTGTACTTCCCGTTGGAACGCTTCGCCGAACTCAACGCCAGCCTCGTCGAGGCCGGCAAGGCTCCCTACGCCAATCCTCGAAACACCGCCTCTGGCTCGCTGCGGCAGAAGGATCCGCGGATCACCGCCGCGCGCAGACTGCAGATGGTCGTACACGGCGTCGGGTTGGTCAGCGGGGGGCCGGCCGTGGACAACCAATCCGACTGGTACCGGCTGCTGCACGGCTGGGGGTTGCCCACTTCCGATCGGGCCAAGGTCGTGGACTCCCTCGACGCGGTCACGGAGTTCATCGCCTACTACGGCGAGCACCGCCACGACGTCGAGCACGAGATCGACGGTGTCGTGGTGAAGCTGGACGCCTTGTCCAGACAACGCCAGCTCGGCTCGACGAGCCGGGCTCCACGATGGGCGATCGCGTTCAAGTACCCGCCGGAGGAGCTCAACACCAAGCTGCTCGACATTCGGGTCAACGTCGGGCGCACCGGCCGGGTCACCCCGTTCGGAGTGATGACACCGGTCCTCGTCGCCGGATCCACCGTGGAGATGGCCACGCTGCACAACGCCAGCGAGGTCAGGCGTAAGGGTGTGCTCATCGGCGACACCGTGGTGCTGCGCAAGGCCGGCGATGTCATCCCCGAGATCCTGGGCCCCGTCGTCGAATTGCGGGATGGCTCGCAGCGAGAGTTCGAGATGCCCACCCGGTGTCCGGCCTGCGGCACCGAGCTCAAACCCGAGAAGGAGGGCGACGCCGACATCCGGTGTCCCAATCAGCGTTCCTGCCCCGCCCAGCTGCGAGAGCGCCTGTTCCACGTCGCCGGGCGGGGGGCTTTCGACATCGAGGTCCTCGGCTACGAAGCCGCGGTGGCGCTGCTGGCCTCCGGGGTCGTCTCCGACGAGGGCGACCTGTTCACCATCACCGAGGATCAGCTCAAACAGGTTGCGCTGTTCACCCGCAAGGACGGCGAGCTGGCAGCGAATGCCCGCAAGTTGCTCGACAATCTCCAGACGGCCAAGACCCGACCGCTCTGGCGCGTCCTGGTCGGGTTGTCGATCAGGCACGTCGGTCCGCGCGCGGCCCAGGACCTGGCGCGTGAATTCGGCTCCCTCGACGCGATCGCCCGAGCTGACGTCGAGCAACTGGCCGCTACCGACGGCGTCGGGGCGACGATCGCCGAAGCCATCCGGGACTGGTTCGCCGTTGACTGGCACCGCGACATCGTGGAGAAGTGGCGGCGCGCGGGGGTCCAGCTCGAAGAGGAACGCACTGCCGACGACGGTCCCAAACCGCTGGCCGGGCTGTCGGTCGTCGTGACCGGCTCGCTGGTCGACTTCAGCCGGGACAGCGCCGCCGAGGCCCTGACGAGCCGGGGAGCGAAGAATTCCGGGTCGGTGTCGAAGAAGACCTCATTCGTCGTGGTGGGCGACAACGCGGGCAGCAAGCTCACCAAGGCCATCGAGCTGAAGATCCCCATCCTGGACGAGGACGGTTTCAAGGTGCTGCTCGAACTCGGGCCGGACGCGGCGGCCGAACGCGCGCGTATCGGAACCGACACCGATGACCGCGCCGGCTCAGACGACCTCGGCGACGACAGCGACTGA
- a CDS encoding ACT domain-containing protein: MSYLIRVVLPDRPGALGAVATALGHAGADILSVDIVERTPGHATDDLVVELPVDKLADSLVTAASSVPGVRVESIRPYAGTIDPFRELELLEKLAVNRDDAATILADGVCRLFRSGWALILQAPETDGQPATVLARSTAAPEIESLPTPWWPASPPRPLDAEASWAPGDWANLGTELAVVPLGSDAILVGRPALRWLASEIIRMSHLASIAATVLNP; this comes from the coding sequence GTGTCCTATCTGATCCGAGTCGTCCTGCCCGACCGCCCCGGCGCCCTGGGCGCGGTCGCGACCGCCCTGGGTCACGCCGGTGCGGACATCCTGTCCGTCGACATCGTTGAGCGCACCCCAGGGCACGCAACCGACGATCTGGTCGTCGAACTGCCCGTGGACAAGCTGGCCGACAGCCTGGTGACCGCCGCGTCCAGCGTCCCGGGGGTACGGGTTGAATCGATCAGGCCGTACGCGGGGACGATCGACCCGTTCCGTGAGCTGGAACTGCTGGAAAAGCTCGCGGTGAACCGGGACGACGCGGCCACGATCCTGGCCGACGGAGTCTGCCGGCTGTTCCGTTCCGGGTGGGCGTTGATCCTGCAGGCACCGGAAACCGACGGGCAGCCGGCGACGGTGTTGGCACGTAGTACAGCGGCGCCGGAAATCGAGAGCCTGCCCACCCCGTGGTGGCCCGCCTCCCCACCTCGACCGCTGGACGCCGAAGCGAGTTGGGCGCCGGGTGACTGGGCGAATCTGGGAACCGAGCTGGCGGTCGTCCCGCTCGGCAGCGACGCGATCCTGGTCGGAAGGCCGGCCCTGCGCTGGCTGGCGAGCGAGATCATCCGGATGTCCCACCTGGCCTCGATCGCGGCGACCGTCCTCAATCCCTGA
- the gatC gene encoding Asp-tRNA(Asn)/Glu-tRNA(Gln) amidotransferase subunit GatC has product MSDDRPSLTRDEVAHLAKLARLAVTDDELDLFAGQLDVILSAVARIGDVAAADIPPTSHAVPLENVFRQDVTRPSLPREDVLAGAPAVEDDRFRVPQILGEEE; this is encoded by the coding sequence GTGTCTGACGATCGTCCTTCCCTGACCCGAGACGAGGTCGCGCACCTGGCGAAGTTGGCCAGGCTGGCTGTGACCGATGACGAACTCGACCTTTTCGCCGGCCAACTCGACGTCATCCTGTCCGCGGTAGCGCGCATCGGCGACGTCGCGGCGGCCGACATCCCACCGACCTCGCACGCGGTCCCGCTGGAGAATGTGTTCCGGCAGGACGTGACCAGACCCTCGTTGCCTCGCGAGGATGTACTGGCCGGCGCGCCGGCGGTCGAGGACGACCGCTTCCGGGTCCCGCAGATCCTGGGCGAAGAGGAGTAG
- the gatA gene encoding Asp-tRNA(Asn)/Glu-tRNA(Gln) amidotransferase subunit GatA yields MNLHELSAADTAAAIADGTASAVEVAQAHLDRISATDGQVKAFLHVDAEGALAAAQAVDERRKAGEALGPLAGVPLAMKDVVVTKGVPTTSGSKILQGWVPPYDATVTRKVREAGIVMLGKTNMDEFAMGSSTENSAYFPTSNPWDLSRVPGGSSGGSSAAVAALQAPLSIGTDTGGSIRQPAAVTGIVGHKPTYGAVSRFGLIAFSSSLDQAGPFGRTVLDTALLHEVIAGYDECDSTSIPTPGPDVVSAARLGAQGDLSGVRVGVVRELTGAGGGYQDGVLASFRSAVDTLASLGAEIVEVSCPNFDYALAAYYLIAPSECSSNLARFDSVRYGLRVGDDGTRSLEEVMSLTREAGFGPEVKRRIMIGTYALSSGYYDAYYGQAQKVRTLIARDFADAFTAADVLVSPTSPFVAFGIGERVADPMAMYVNDLCTLPASLAGIPAMSVPSGLSDETGPALPVGLQIMAPAMADDRCYRVGAAFEAAYNAAHGPILSKIPVLGGAA; encoded by the coding sequence ATGAACCTGCATGAACTGTCGGCGGCCGATACCGCGGCCGCCATCGCGGACGGCACAGCCAGCGCCGTCGAGGTTGCTCAGGCGCACCTGGACCGGATCTCGGCGACCGACGGGCAAGTCAAGGCCTTCCTGCACGTCGACGCCGAGGGCGCGCTGGCGGCGGCGCAGGCCGTCGACGAACGCCGAAAGGCGGGCGAGGCACTCGGTCCGCTGGCCGGCGTTCCGCTGGCCATGAAGGACGTCGTCGTCACCAAGGGCGTGCCCACGACGTCCGGGTCGAAGATCTTGCAGGGTTGGGTGCCTCCCTACGACGCCACCGTCACTCGCAAGGTCCGCGAGGCCGGCATCGTCATGCTCGGCAAGACCAACATGGACGAGTTCGCGATGGGTTCCTCGACCGAGAACTCCGCCTACTTCCCGACCTCTAACCCCTGGGATCTGTCCCGCGTGCCCGGCGGATCCTCCGGAGGTTCCTCCGCCGCGGTCGCGGCCTTGCAGGCACCGCTGTCGATCGGCACCGACACGGGGGGATCGATCCGACAGCCCGCCGCGGTCACCGGCATCGTCGGCCACAAGCCGACCTACGGCGCAGTCAGCCGGTTCGGACTGATCGCGTTCTCCTCGTCCCTGGACCAGGCCGGTCCGTTCGGCCGGACGGTCCTCGACACCGCCCTGCTGCACGAGGTGATCGCCGGCTACGACGAATGTGACTCGACCTCGATCCCTACCCCGGGTCCCGACGTCGTCTCCGCGGCCCGGCTCGGTGCGCAGGGCGACCTCAGCGGCGTCCGGGTCGGTGTGGTGCGCGAGCTGACCGGTGCCGGCGGCGGCTACCAGGACGGCGTGCTCGCCTCGTTCCGCTCCGCGGTCGACACCCTCGCCTCCCTCGGTGCGGAGATCGTCGAGGTCAGCTGCCCCAACTTCGACTATGCCCTCGCGGCCTACTACCTCATCGCGCCGAGCGAGTGCTCCTCCAACCTCGCCCGGTTCGACTCGGTGCGCTACGGCCTGCGGGTCGGCGACGACGGCACCCGCTCCCTGGAGGAGGTCATGTCGCTGACCCGCGAAGCCGGCTTCGGGCCGGAGGTCAAGCGACGCATCATGATCGGGACCTACGCCCTGTCCTCGGGCTACTACGACGCGTACTACGGCCAGGCGCAGAAGGTGCGCACCCTGATCGCCCGCGACTTCGCCGACGCGTTCACCGCCGCTGATGTGCTGGTCTCGCCGACCTCGCCGTTCGTCGCGTTCGGCATCGGTGAGCGGGTCGCCGACCCGATGGCGATGTACGTCAACGACCTGTGCACCCTGCCCGCCTCGCTGGCCGGCATTCCCGCCATGTCGGTTCCCAGCGGGCTGTCCGACGAGACCGGCCCGGCTCTGCCGGTCGGATTGCAGATCATGGCGCCGGCGATGGCCGACGACCGCTGTTACCGGGTCGGCGCCGCGTTCGAGGCGGCCTACAACGCGGCCCACGGGCCGATCCTGTCGAAGATCCCGGTTCTGGGAGGGGCGGCCTGA
- the gatB gene encoding Asp-tRNA(Asn)/Glu-tRNA(Gln) amidotransferase subunit GatB: MALRYEDVLARYNPVIGLETHVELGTASKMFCGCSTVFGAEPNTHTCAVCLGLPGALPVANAKAIEYTIKIGLALNCSIASWCRFARKNYFYPDMPKNFQTSQYDEPLCFEGYLDVDVEGRTYRVGIERVHLEEDTGKNTHVGGATGRIHGAEYSLVDYNRAGIPLVEIVTKPVEGTGPLAPEVAKAYVTELRDILRTLGVSDVRMEQGSLRCDVNTSLSPVDSTEWGTRSETKNVNSLRSVERAVRSEMLRQAERLDAGQRIKQETRHFQETTGDTRSGRSKEEATDYRYFPEPDLVPIAPAADWVAEIKASLPELPAARRARLQSELGFTQAELAQMTNAGVVAAIADTVAAGAPAAEARNWWMGYLAQQANASDTEASALPITAAQVARVIELVAAGTLSTALARQAVDAVLETGEDVDAAVASRGLAVVSDTSALTDAARAAIAANPDVADKVRAGKVAAVGALVGAVMKATRGQADAAAVRAILLAELGVAE; encoded by the coding sequence ATGGCGCTGCGCTACGAAGACGTCCTCGCTCGCTACAACCCGGTAATCGGGCTGGAGACCCACGTCGAGCTCGGTACCGCATCGAAGATGTTCTGCGGCTGCTCCACCGTCTTCGGCGCGGAGCCGAACACCCATACCTGCGCGGTCTGCCTGGGACTTCCCGGCGCATTGCCGGTGGCCAATGCCAAGGCGATCGAGTACACGATCAAGATCGGCCTGGCGCTCAACTGTTCCATCGCGTCCTGGTGCCGGTTCGCACGCAAGAACTACTTCTATCCCGACATGCCGAAGAACTTCCAGACATCGCAGTACGACGAGCCGCTCTGCTTCGAGGGCTACCTGGACGTCGACGTCGAGGGCCGGACGTACCGGGTGGGCATCGAGCGTGTCCATCTCGAGGAAGACACCGGCAAGAACACCCACGTAGGTGGGGCAACGGGGCGTATCCACGGCGCGGAGTACTCCCTCGTCGACTACAACCGGGCCGGGATCCCGCTGGTCGAGATCGTCACCAAGCCCGTTGAGGGAACCGGGCCGCTGGCGCCCGAGGTGGCCAAGGCCTACGTCACCGAGCTGCGCGACATCCTGCGCACGTTGGGCGTGTCCGATGTGCGGATGGAGCAGGGAAGTCTGCGCTGTGACGTCAACACTTCGCTCTCGCCGGTCGATTCGACGGAGTGGGGCACCAGGAGCGAGACCAAGAACGTGAACTCGCTACGCAGTGTCGAGCGCGCGGTCCGCTCGGAGATGCTGCGGCAGGCCGAACGGCTCGACGCCGGGCAGCGGATCAAGCAGGAGACGCGCCACTTCCAGGAGACCACGGGCGACACCCGCTCGGGACGAAGCAAGGAGGAGGCGACCGACTACCGGTACTTCCCCGAGCCCGACCTCGTGCCGATCGCTCCCGCCGCCGACTGGGTCGCCGAGATCAAGGCCTCATTGCCGGAGCTGCCCGCCGCCCGCCGGGCCCGACTGCAGTCCGAGCTGGGCTTCACCCAGGCCGAGCTGGCGCAGATGACCAACGCCGGAGTCGTCGCGGCGATCGCCGACACCGTCGCTGCGGGGGCGCCGGCAGCGGAGGCGCGGAACTGGTGGATGGGCTATCTGGCCCAGCAGGCCAACGCGTCGGACACCGAGGCCAGCGCGCTGCCCATCACCGCGGCGCAGGTGGCGCGGGTGATCGAGCTCGTGGCGGCCGGCACGCTGTCCACCGCGCTGGCTCGTCAAGCCGTCGACGCGGTACTCGAAACCGGTGAGGACGTCGACGCCGCCGTCGCCAGCCGAGGACTGGCCGTCGTCTCCGACACCTCGGCCTTGACCGACGCGGCGCGGGCGGCAATCGCTGCCAATCCGGACGTGGCCGACAAGGTGCGAGCCGGCAAGGTGGCCGCCGTCGGTGCGCTGGTGGGCGCGGTCATGAAGGCCACCCGGGGCCAGGCTGACGCCGCCGCGGTCCGGGCGATCCTGCTCGCCGAGCTCGGGGTCGCGGAGTAA
- a CDS encoding pyridoxamine 5'-phosphate oxidase family protein, which yields MASWNQIEHECADFAAAVRARFGSGTNKTIATLRKDGSPRISGIELSFEPGRITVGMMAGSLKLADVRRDPRVAVHSPTLEPPVGQPAAWVGEAKLAGRLVATEAPRDTPFPDAGFFVLDVTEAVHVRVDPTASFLLIESWNPQRGYRIIERA from the coding sequence ATGGCTTCGTGGAACCAGATAGAGCACGAGTGTGCCGACTTCGCTGCCGCCGTTCGCGCGCGATTCGGCTCCGGCACCAACAAGACCATCGCCACCCTGCGCAAGGACGGCTCACCCCGCATAAGCGGCATCGAGCTGAGCTTCGAGCCGGGTCGTATAACCGTCGGAATGATGGCGGGCTCGCTGAAGTTGGCCGACGTCCGTCGGGACCCGCGAGTCGCGGTTCACTCACCGACGCTGGAACCGCCGGTAGGTCAGCCCGCCGCGTGGGTGGGCGAGGCCAAGCTGGCCGGACGACTCGTGGCCACCGAAGCGCCCAGGGACACGCCGTTCCCTGACGCGGGTTTCTTCGTCCTCGACGTCACCGAAGCGGTGCACGTCCGGGTCGATCCGACGGCCTCGTTCCTGCTCATCGAGTCCTGGAACCCGCAGCGGGGCTACCGGATCATCGAGCGCGCGTGA